In a single window of the Pseudochaenichthys georgianus chromosome 16, fPseGeo1.2, whole genome shotgun sequence genome:
- the nppcl gene encoding LOW QUALITY PROTEIN: C-type natriuretic peptide-like (The sequence of the model RefSeq protein was modified relative to this genomic sequence to represent the inferred CDS: inserted 1 base in 1 codon) — protein sequence MLCPALLCVALLLLSPLENTEARALHPSPDAVQFMEQFLERYNDLLTLDDLESLLNSPAEEQSTMSSGXKAAEYPKNADAQTQAETPWLRLLKGALANQKRAEPDRSRRGWNRGCFGLKLDRIGSMSGLGC from the exons ATGCTGTGTCCGGCGCTGCTGTGTGTcgctctgctgctgctctcgCCTCTGGAGAACACTGAGGCTCGAGCTCTGCACCCGTCTCCTGACGCTGTGCAG TTCATGGAGCAGTTTCTGGAACGCTACAACGACCTTTTGACCCTGGACGACCTGGAGAGCCTGCTGAACAGCCCGGCAGAGGAGCAGTCCACCATGTCCTCGG GCAAAGCAGCCGAGTACCCCAAAAATGCTGACGCGCAGACGCAGGCGGAGACCCCCTGGCTGCGGCTGCTAAAGGGcgctctggccaatcagaagagGGCAGAGCCAGACCGGTCCAGAAGGGGCTGGAACCGCGGCTGCTTCGGGCTGAAACTGGACCGGATCGGATCCATGAGCGGACTGGGATGTTAG
- the LOC117461109 gene encoding uncharacterized protein produces the protein MKPEHQDLVLQACGASSLCVGAKIQTLWSGYGEIVRLQLQGSDWPSVVVKHVKFPEEAEHPGGWNTDRSHTRKVRSYQVETHWYQNFSTNQSCRTPACLAARSYGDEMLIVLEDLDVAGYDQRRTSVKDREIKACLSWLAHFHALFLGVEPEGLWPVGTYWHLETRPDELEAMGHPELKAAAGDIDKILNECRFKAIVHGDAKLANFCFSEGGRDVAAVDFQYVGGGCGMKDVVYFLGSCMEEKQCEKRVPGLLDYYFSELKQSVKKDVDFAALETEWREMFVYAWTDFHRFLLGWQPGHWKINRYSKQLTKEVLRKLKL, from the exons ATGAAACCGGAGCACCAGGATCTGGTTCTGCAGGCCTGCGGGGCCTCCTCCCTGTGTGTGGGGGCAAAGATCCAGACGCTGTGGAGCGGGTACGGGGAGATCGTGCGGCTGCAGCTGCAGGGCTCTGATTGGCCGTCTGTGGTCGTCAAACACGTCAAGTTTCCAGAGGAGGCGGAGCATCCCGGCGGCTGGAACACAGATCGCTCACACACACGTAAAGTGAGATCCTACCAGGTGGAGACTCACTGGTACCAGAACTTCTCCACCAATCAGAGCTGCAGGACCCCCGCCTGCCTGGCTGCTCGTTCCTATGGAGACGAGATGCTGATCGTGCTCGAGGACCTGGATGTGGCCGGGTATGATCAGAGGAG GACCAGCGTGAAGGACAGAGAAATAAAGGCTTGTCTCAGCTGGCTGGCCCACTTCCACGCTCTCTTCCTGGGCGTGGAACCTGAGGGTCTGTGGCCCGTCGGCACATACTGGCACCTGGAGACCCGGCCCGACGAGCTGGAGGCCATGGGCCATCCCGAGCTGAAAGCAGCAGCCGGGGACATCGACAAGATCCTCAACGAATGTCGCTTCAAGGCGATCGTTCACGGAGACGCCAAGTTAGCCAACTTCTGTTTCTCAGAAGGTGGGCGGGACGTGGCGGCGGTAGACTTTCAGTATGTGGGAGGAGGCTGTGGGATGAAGGACGTTGTGTATTTTTTAGGAAGCTGCATGGAGGAGAAGCAGTGTGAAAAGAGGGTACCAGGCCTGCTGGACTACTATTTTAGTGAACTGAAGCAATCTGTGAAAAAAGATGTGGACTTTGCTGCCCTGGAGACGGAGTGGAGGGAGATGTTTGTTTATGCCTGGACAGATTTTCATCGCTTTCTGCTGGGATGGCAGCCTGGACACTGGAAGATCAACCGCTACAGTAAACAGCTGACCAAGGAGGTGCTCCGAAAACTGAAGCTGTAA